Proteins co-encoded in one Bacillus sp. FSL H8-0547 genomic window:
- a CDS encoding tetratricopeptide repeat protein → MNSAWKILGIEPTDDMTAIKKAYSAKLKIHHPEDDPEGYQRLREAFETVKKAWKNRNLRPAEERAYEETVHVPMEEEPAPPLPSHFPFSEWQETETDSRSTIDLFMEKVEQLYDHFPSRINKEKWLELLNDDALWDMEQREYLSERLLTFLELNPYLPDYIWKLLEDTFQWTDMLRENPYILGEEETEAFLRRLKDNTGLYPSLSYQPLLHIEDIPYDLYLMNRERALDELLENRLEEAETYVNTALSIFQDDPQLQTIAGMIYERSERFEEAAAAFEKACALQPENIKNRMLLAQLLFKTGKQEEACLKILSDHPDHPDALSLLGRIHFETEEWQKAREHFMHLERIQGKDAETIVYLAKINDFLLRNSYKRKPLTKKEIKKEIRPDTFENKLAIFLGCHLKWRMIFALSFLMVSHYQLNALGGEEWFDHPILKVLYAIFSIFQYINFSFYFEDTLTPLFWAVLWIASIITILREWNRVRKTVL, encoded by the coding sequence ATGAATTCAGCGTGGAAGATACTAGGGATCGAACCGACTGACGACATGACCGCTATTAAAAAAGCCTACTCGGCAAAGCTCAAAATTCATCACCCCGAAGACGACCCGGAAGGCTATCAGAGGCTGCGGGAGGCCTTTGAAACGGTCAAAAAAGCATGGAAAAACCGAAACTTACGTCCGGCTGAAGAAAGAGCGTATGAAGAGACCGTACATGTACCTATGGAGGAGGAACCTGCCCCTCCCCTCCCGTCTCATTTCCCATTTTCAGAATGGCAAGAGACAGAAACAGATTCCCGCTCAACCATCGATTTGTTCATGGAGAAAGTCGAGCAGCTCTATGACCACTTTCCTTCGCGCATAAACAAAGAGAAGTGGCTTGAACTTCTGAATGATGATGCACTGTGGGATATGGAACAAAGAGAGTATCTGAGTGAACGGCTCCTGACCTTTCTCGAGCTGAATCCTTATCTCCCGGACTACATCTGGAAGCTGCTTGAAGACACCTTCCAGTGGACTGACATGCTTAGGGAAAACCCGTACATTCTCGGCGAGGAAGAAACCGAAGCATTTCTGCGGCGCCTGAAAGACAATACAGGGCTCTATCCATCGCTTTCGTATCAGCCACTTTTACATATCGAGGATATTCCATATGATCTCTATCTGATGAACCGGGAAAGAGCCCTTGACGAACTCCTTGAAAACCGGCTGGAAGAAGCAGAAACCTATGTGAATACTGCCTTGTCCATTTTTCAGGATGATCCGCAGCTGCAGACAATTGCCGGAATGATTTATGAACGGAGCGAAAGATTTGAAGAAGCTGCCGCTGCTTTTGAAAAAGCATGTGCACTTCAGCCTGAAAACATCAAAAATCGAATGCTTCTTGCACAGCTGCTATTTAAAACAGGAAAACAGGAAGAAGCCTGCCTGAAAATCCTTTCTGACCATCCGGATCACCCGGATGCTCTCAGCCTTTTAGGCAGAATCCATTTTGAAACAGAAGAATGGCAAAAAGCCCGTGAGCACTTTATGCACCTGGAGAGGATTCAGGGGAAGGATGCAGAGACGATTGTTTACCTGGCTAAAATCAATGATTTTCTGCTCAGAAACAGCTATAAGCGAAAGCCGCTTACGAAGAAGGAAATTAAGAAAGAGATCAGGCCGGATACGTTTGAGAATAAGCTGGCTATATTTCTGGGCTGCCATTTAAAATGGAGAATGATTTTCGCTTTAAGTTTTTTAATGGTCAGTCATTATCAACTGAACGCTCTTGGCGGAGAGGAATGGTTTGATCATCCAATTCTTAAAGTTCTATACGCCATCTTTTCCATCTTTCAGTATATTAATTTCTCCTTCTATTTTGAGGACACCTTAACTCCGCTGTTTTGGGCAGTCTTATGGATCGCTTCCATCATCACAATCCTGAGAGAATGGAACCGCGTCAGAAAAACGGTTTTATAG
- a CDS encoding DUF1266 domain-containing protein, whose translation MNRKQKNYIKTLAPLCMIGYPSFYYSLTKVPFSKRHAKKKLKHIEVTDSQTAHFRLEWLLTKGNRWEFNGFKGVFLFHTEDESHDPLSANEDERLKAKLAAVKKYMYRLNQHSLGAFDISSVLWVTMHAQKIGFITKEEAQAYELRAVTLAQSMYTNWSDYLISCTAGAEYLQKSISDQEKYLSYHKNTLIKFMASKHSPFRKIDFHTSFS comes from the coding sequence ATGAATAGGAAACAGAAGAACTATATAAAGACACTGGCACCCCTATGCATGATAGGATATCCTTCTTTTTACTATTCTCTCACGAAGGTTCCATTCAGCAAGCGCCATGCCAAAAAAAAGCTGAAGCATATTGAAGTAACAGACAGTCAGACCGCACACTTCAGACTTGAGTGGTTACTGACCAAGGGAAACAGATGGGAATTTAACGGCTTTAAAGGCGTCTTCCTTTTTCATACAGAAGACGAATCCCATGATCCACTTTCCGCAAACGAAGATGAAAGGCTCAAGGCTAAGCTCGCTGCAGTGAAAAAGTATATGTATCGCCTAAATCAGCACAGTCTCGGAGCATTCGATATTTCCAGCGTGCTATGGGTTACAATGCATGCCCAGAAAATCGGCTTCATTACAAAGGAAGAAGCACAAGCCTACGAATTGAGAGCCGTCACACTTGCACAAAGCATGTATACAAACTGGAGTGATTACCTTATCTCCTGCACAGCCGGAGCAGAATATCTTCAGAAAAGTATAAGCGATCAGGAAAAATACTTATCTTATCATAAAAACACTCTGATTAAATTTATGGCATCGAAGCACAGTCCGTTTAGGAAGATTGATTTTCATACTAGTTTTTCTTGA